A stretch of the Panulirus ornatus isolate Po-2019 chromosome 10, ASM3632096v1, whole genome shotgun sequence genome encodes the following:
- the LOC139750844 gene encoding troponin C, isotype gamma isoform X1, whose product MNESIFDSLDKDQVAGLRKAFDAFDTDKKGAINVDTISTILRMMGVKVSEKNLQEIIAEVDEDGSGELEFEEFCALAAKFLIEEDEESLKAELKEAFRIYDKQGDGFITTGVLREILRELDNKLTEEDLDGIIDEVDEDGSGTLDFDEFMAMMAG is encoded by the exons GACTCACTGGACAAGGATCAGGTCGCCG GTCTCCGTAAGGCATTTGACGCATTCGACACTGACAAGAAAGGTGCCATCAATGTcgacaccatctccaccatcttgAGGATGATGGGCGTCAAGGTCTCCGAGAAGAACCTTCAGGAGATCATCGCCGAGGTCGACGAGGACG GCTCCGGTGAGCTGGAGTTCGAGGAGTTCTGCGCCCTGGCTGCCAAGTTCCTCATAGAAGAGGACGAAGAATCTCTAAAAGCAGAGTTAAAAGAAGCGTTCCGTATATACGACAAACAAG GCGACGGGTTTATAACGACGGGCGTCCTGAGGGAGATCCTCCGCGAGCTGGACAAcaagctgacggaggaggacctggatgGCATCATTGATGAGGTGGACGAGGACGGCTCCGGCACCTTGGACTTCGACG AATTCATGGCAATGATGGCAGGTTAA
- the LOC139750844 gene encoding troponin C, isotype gamma isoform X2, whose protein sequence is MNESIFDSLDKDQVAGLRKAFDAFDTDKKGAINVDTISTILRMMGVKVSEKNLQEIIAEVDEDGSGELEFEEFCALAAKFLIEEDEESLKAELKEAFRIYDKQGDGFITTGVLREILRELDNKLTEEDLDGIIDEVDEDGSGTLDFDEFMTMMAG, encoded by the exons GACTCACTGGACAAGGATCAGGTCGCCG GTCTCCGTAAGGCATTTGACGCATTCGACACTGACAAGAAAGGTGCCATCAATGTcgacaccatctccaccatcttgAGGATGATGGGCGTCAAGGTCTCCGAGAAGAACCTTCAGGAGATCATCGCCGAGGTCGACGAGGACG GCTCCGGTGAGCTGGAGTTCGAGGAGTTCTGCGCCCTGGCTGCCAAGTTCCTCATAGAAGAGGACGAAGAATCTCTAAAAGCAGAGTTAAAAGAAGCGTTCCGTATATACGACAAACAAG GCGACGGGTTTATAACGACGGGCGTCCTGAGGGAGATCCTCCGCGAGCTGGACAAcaagctgacggaggaggacctggatgGCATCATTGATGAGGTGGACGAGGACGGCTCCGGCACCTTGGACTTCGACG AGTTCATGACCATGATGGCCGGATAG
- the LOC139750844 gene encoding troponin C, isotype gamma isoform X3 yields the protein MNESIFDSLDKDQVAGLRKAFDAFDTDKKGAINVDTISTILRMMGVKVSEKNLQEIIAEVDEDGSGELEFEEFCALAAKFLIEEDEESLKAELKEAFRIYDKQGDGFITTGVLREILRELDNKLTEEDLDGIIDEVDEDGSGTLDFDEFMEMMNG from the exons GACTCACTGGACAAGGATCAGGTCGCCG GTCTCCGTAAGGCATTTGACGCATTCGACACTGACAAGAAAGGTGCCATCAATGTcgacaccatctccaccatcttgAGGATGATGGGCGTCAAGGTCTCCGAGAAGAACCTTCAGGAGATCATCGCCGAGGTCGACGAGGACG GCTCCGGTGAGCTGGAGTTCGAGGAGTTCTGCGCCCTGGCTGCCAAGTTCCTCATAGAAGAGGACGAAGAATCTCTAAAAGCAGAGTTAAAAGAAGCGTTCCGTATATACGACAAACAAG GCGACGGGTTTATAACGACGGGCGTCCTGAGGGAGATCCTCCGCGAGCTGGACAAcaagctgacggaggaggacctggatgGCATCATTGATGAGGTGGACGAGGACGGCTCCGGCACCTTGGACTTCGACG